In Sulfurovum xiamenensis, the genomic window CCCTCTTCAAAACATACGATCGAGATCATTGAACTGATTAAAAAAGAGCAGCCGTGCTGTATTTTGCATGATGTCTATCACTCAACAAAAACCGCTGATTTTATCAGCCAAAAAACGGGTATCAAGATCATACTTATGCCGCATGATATAGAGGCACTTGAAGATATTGATAACCTGAGCGCCCTTTTTGACTATCTTACGAGTGCGATCAAATGATAGATATTTTACTTATTCCGATTGCTCTGGTTGTGGTGCTTGTGATGCTTCACGCTTACTTTGGTATAGAGATCCTAAAACGGGGGATCATCTTTACTGACCTTGCTATCGCTCAGTTCGCAGCGCTAGGATCATCGATCAGCCTTGGGTATTTTCATGAGGAGTATTTTTACCCTCTGACCCTGAGCTTTGCATTGCTGTGTGCTTTTTTGATCGCTTTCGCTTCGACGAGGAAACTTCATCTGGAAGCCTTTATAGGGATCCTTTATATCTTGGGTGCGAGTGGGATCATGATGGTGCTTTCACACTCCTCCGAAGGTATGGAGCATTTCAAATCGCTTCTTGCAAGCGATATACTTTTCACGCCCCTTCATGATGTGTTGCAAAGTACAATTATCTATGCTTTCATCGCCATGGCACTTTACTTTGTCTATCCGAAATTAAACGGTTTTTTCAGAGAACTCTTTTTCTTTTCGCTTCTTGCGATCACGGTTACTTCTTCCGTTTCACTTGCAGGTGTTTTCGTCGTCTTTGTACTTTTGATCGCACCACCTTTTGTTTCGATGTCTCTCAATGCAAAAAGACCATTGCTTGTCAGTTTCCTTTTTGGATGGTTTTTTAGTATCGGAGCCATTGTTATCTCTTATTTCTATGACTTACCTACAGGTTACAGCATTGTCTTTATGGGTGCGCTTCTTACTGTGGCCATCGTCATGATGGCATCCAGGAGTGAAAAGAAAAAATGATCAATCTGATCATTTTTTTGAGCGATTAGACATTTATTTCGCTACAATACATAAAAATAAACATAGGGAACAGACAATGACACCAGCAGAAAAACTCAAAAACCTATTAGAACTTGAGATCATTCCGGATCTGGAAGTCGCTATTGACGAACTTTTTGCAGCCATAGACAAAGCAAAATCTGCTTCTAAGGAACAAAAAGAAGATCTCGAAGAGATGAGAGAGATGCGAACAGAATGTTTTGCTATCATAGAAGAGCTTGGTCGTAATGAACTTGAAGAAGAAGAGATAGAAGAGCTCCTGGCTGAACTGGTCGATATGAAGACGGAAGAATAGGCAATCATTACCTTTTTCAAAAGGAACGGAGATCGGCTTGTAGCCAGAAAATGATAAAAATCGCATTTCTCTATTGACATTTTAATATTAATTGATATAATATCACCACTTTTCTAAGAATTTAAAATATAAGGAAGAAAAAATGAAAAAAGTTTCACTATCAATCGTTGCCCTGTTGGCAATGAATACATTCGCATTTGCAGGTGGGGATTTCACTACTCCGGTAGAACCGCAAGTCACTATACCAGAAGTTGATGAATCAACGGGATCTTTTTATGTAGGTGCAGGGTATACATATATAAATTTAGATGCTTCAGGGAACTTCGGTGAGCACGACGGTGATGCAACACTTTTACTGGCAGGTTACAACTTCAACCCATATATCGGTGTAGAGGCTAGATATGCCGGTTTAACGGACTGTCTTGAAAATACTGCGATCTATGTGAAGCCAATGTACCCGATCGGTGATGCTAAAGTATACGCATTACTTGGATACGGAGAAACTACATTTGACAAGGGTCCTTCATTTTCAGAAAGTGGTTTCCAATGGGGCCTAGGTGCAAACTATGCAGTGACTGAAAATATCGGTGTCTTTGCAGACTATACAAACCTGTATGATGATACAGGATTTGATAATGTTGCCGTGAGAGAAGATGTTACTGTTGATACTATCAACGTAGGTGTAACGTATACTTTCTAAGTAGCTAGATATCCGTCGGTGGGTCAGATCTTTTCTGACACACTAAAGGGTACATTCTAAAACTATTTTTAATTCTTTTATATATCTTTTCCTTCTTACTATATTACCTATTTAATTAAGCTTATTTTTATCATTTTTACACTATAGTACGGCTTCAACCTCTCGGGGAGCTTTGATCATTTATGGGAACATATCTGATGCATAGCTGAGATAGCAATTGCTTGACCCGTCGAACTTGAACTGGACAATACCAGCGTAAGGAAGAGACTTGTATCTAATTATTAACTATAAATATTATGCATAAAGAGCTTTTTTATTTATAACTTCATTAATTTCTACACCTCTTCCCTAAATATAACATTTTAAGGGAATATTATGACAAAAGCATACAAAGACACATTAACAACATCCAATGAACTTTTAACCAGAGACCCATTTCCTGCGTCTAAAAAAGTGTATCTCAAGGGTGAAATACATAAAGATATAAGAGTACCAGTACGTGAGATCACTTTGGGTGATGAATCAAAACTCAGAGTTTACGATACATCTGGTCCCTATACAGACCCAACTGTAGATATTGATGTAGGTCAGGGTATTCCTGCGATCCGTAAAGAGTGGATCTTAGCGCGTGGTGATGTAGAAGAGTATGAGGGACGCATTATGGCGCCTGAAGACAATGGTTACAACACAGATGAACAACTTGAGTTCGTCACAGCAGGTGCAAAAGGACTTGTACGTACACCACTTCGTGCTAAAAAAGGGAAAAATGTTTCTCAGCTTTGGTATGCAAGACAGGGGATCATTACGCCTGAGATGGAGTTCATTGCAATTCGTGAAAACCAAGATAGAGCGATGAACGAAGCGTATCTTCAAGACGAAGAGAGAGAAGCAAGACTGAAGGGTGAAAATTTCGGTGCGAACCTGCCAGAGGTGATCACACCGGAATTTGTACGTCAGGAAGTTGCTGCGGGTCGTGCAGTTATCCCATGTAACATTAACCACCCGGAAGTTGAGCCGATGATCATCGGGCGTAATTTCCTTGTAAAAGTAAATGCAAACATCGGTAACTCAGCAACGACATCAAGTATCGCTGAAGAGGTAGAGAAGATGGTATGGTCAACACGCTGGGGTGGAGATACAGTGATGGATCTCTCAACAGGTAAAAACATTCACACGACACGTGACTGGATCCTCCGTAACTCTCCAGTGCCTATCGGGACAGTACCTATCTATCAGGCACTTGAAAAAGTAAATGGTATCGCTGAGGATCTTACGTGGGAAGTATTCCGTGATACGCTTATCGAGCAGGCAGAACAAGGGGTAGACTACTTTACAATTCATGCTGGACTTTTACTGCACCATGTACCAATGACAACAAAACGTGTGACGGGTATTGTTTCTCGTGGTGGAGCGATCATGGCAAAATGGATGATACATCACCACCAAGAGAACTTTTTGAACACGCACTTTGAAGAGATCTGTGAAATTATGAAAACGTATGATGTCACATTCTCACTTGGTGATGGTCTGCGTCCGGGAAGTACAGCCGATGCAAATGATGAAGCACAGTTCGCTGAACTTAAAGAGTTAGGGCGTTTGACACAAATTGCATGGAAACATGATGTACAAACGATCATCGAAGGTCCAGGGCACGTGCCAATGCACATGATCAAAGAGAACATGGATAAGCAGCTTGAGTGGTGTCATGAAGCGCCATTCTATACACTTGGGCCGTTAACAACAGATATCGCGCCAGGGTATGACCACTTCACATCAGGGATCGGTGCAGCAATGATCGGTTGGTACGGATGTGCGATGCTTTGTTATGTAACACCTAAAGAGCACTTGGGACTTCCAGACAGAGAAGATGTAAAAGAGGGACTTATCACTTATAAGATCGCTGCACATGCTGCAGATGTAGCTAAAGGACACCCTGGAGCACGTGCTAGAGACGATGCGATGAGTAAAGCAAGATTCGAGTTTAGATGGGTAGACCAGTTCAATATCGGTCTTGATCCTGAGCGTGCAAGAGACTACCATGATGAAACACTTCCAATGGAAGCAGCTAAAGTGGCTCACTTCTGTTCTATGTGTGGACCAAAGTTCTGTTCTATGAAAATTTCTGCAGATGTACGTGAATATGCAGATTCACTGGGAACAGATGTAGAGAGTGCAAAACAACAGGGAATGAATGAAATGTCCATGAAATTTAAAGAGATGGGTTCAGAAGTCTATGTTGAAGCAGCTAAGATAGAAGAAAAGTAAAAACATGAATATAGGTATTGCAGGTGCTGGTTTAGTAGGTAGAGTGCTGGCACTTAACCTACTACAACGTGGCCACACAGTAAAACTTTTTGATGAAGACACAGCCTATGGCGATAAGGCAGCAGGTATCACTGCTGCGGGTATGCTCGCTGTCTTTGCAGAATTGGAAAGTGCAGAGTCTGTTATTTTTGATCATGGAAATCGCTCTATTGCACTTTGGCCTGCTCTGTTGGAACAGATCGGTATTGCAGATGCGTATCAGCAGGAAGGCAGTATCATCACTGCACATCCTCAAGATTATAATGAGCTGGATCATTTTATCGATACATTAAAGTCAAAAGTAGAGAAAGCATCGGAAATCAAGCTTCTGGACAGACAGGCATTGACACAGCTTGAACCAGATCTGGAACAACATGCTAAAGCGTTCTTTATACCACATGAAGGGCAGGTGGATGCACAGCGTTTTATGAAAGCATCAAGTGATTATCTGCTTGCACACCCAGATGTTACGTGGCATGAAGAGACGAAAGTGACTCACATCTCAGAGGGTACGATTACAGTTGGGGATGAGAGTAAAACATTTGATTGGGTATTTGATTCACGAGGACTGGGTGCCCAGGATGACATCAGTGATCTACGTGGTGTACGCGGAGAGGTGTTTTGGCTGGATGCACCTGAGGTAAATATAAGCAGACCTACACGTATGTTACACCCACGCTATAAGATCTATATCGTTCCACGACCTAATCATAGGTATGTTATCGGTGCAACAGAGATAGAGAGTGAAGATAAAAGCCCAATGTCTGTACGTTCTAGTCTGGAACTGCTCTCAGCAGTCTACAGTATGCACTCAGGGTTTGCGGAAGCACGTATCGTCAATATGCTGACAAATTGTCGTCCGGCACTCAGAGATAATTTGCCAAAGATCGAGCATGCTTCAAAGATGACACGCATTAACGGTTTGTACAGACATGGCTATCTATTGGCACCTGCAGTTGTGGAAGAAGCATTAAATGGAGGGGTATATCAATGATAAAAGTATCAGTGAACGGTGAAGTAAAAGAGCTTGAAAACAATTTAAATGTAAGTCAGATGATAGAAGCACTTGAATATAAAGTCAAAGGTTTTGCTGTCGCTGTCAATACGACGTTTGTTCCCATTGCCAAATATGATGAAACAATGATAAAAGAGGGAGATACCATAGATATTTTGGCTCCCGTACAAGGTGGATGAAATGACTAAACAGTTGGAAACCAACAATACATGGCAGATAGGCGGGAAAACATTAAACAGTAGACTGCTCATAGGTTCTGCACTCTATCCGAGTCCGGCAAATATGGAAGATGCAATTAGGATTTCAGGTGCTCAGATCGTCACAGTTTCGTTGAGACGTCAAGCAGCCGGTGAGGGAAATGGTAACCCGTTTTGGGATATCATAAAATCTTTAGGCATAGAAGTTCTACCCAATACAGCAGGTTCACACTCTGCCAAAGAGGCTATTACCACAGCACAGATGGCCAGAGAGGTATTTGGTACGAATTGGGTAAAACTTGAAGTCATAGGGGATCAGTACAATTTGCAACCAGACCCGTTTGAAACAGTAAAAGCTGCTGAGGTGCTTATAAAAGAAGGGTTCGAAGTATTCCCTTATACCACAGATGATCTGGTGGTTGCAAAGCGTTTGGCAGATGTGGGCTGTAAGATCATTATGCCATGGGGCTCTATGATAGGTTCTGGAAAAGGACTGATGAACCCGGACAATCTTATCGCTATTCGTAAGCAGTTTCCGGACCTACAGCTGATCGTTGATGCAGGTATAGGTAAACCATCTCATGCAACCCAGGCAATGGAACTTGGTTATGATGGAGTACTACTGAACTCAGCCATAGCCTTAGCACAGGATCCTGTAAAAATGGCAGATGCTTTTAGACTGGCTGTCGAGGCAGGCCGTCTGGGGTACGAAGCAGGGGTAATGAAAGAGCGTGAATTTGCTTCACCTTCCACACCTACTGTCGGTACACCTTTTTGGCATCAGTTTAATTAATATACGATTTCTCTACGCTGATTTAAGCATTATAATAGCTTATTTCTTGTATAAGTAGTCATCAATCTCTCGGGGTGCTAGGTCTTGTAAGATCTAAGCTGAGATAGCTCAAAAGCTTGACCCGTTGAACTTGAACTGGATAATACCAGCGTAGGGAAGAGAATCGTATATAAACGTCTTCGATACATCATGTATCATTTTTTATCTACTTTTTCTCCCTTTTTTCATATACATATTTTAAGGGGAATACAATGAAAACAAAAATTTTAACTGGTTCAATGATCGCAGCTTATGCATTATTGAACATACCTGCATTTGCAGAAGAGGTAACACTTGATCCAATTGTTGTTAGTGCTGATTTTAGGGAAGCAAAGCTATCAGAAACAGCTAATAGTGTATCTGTCATAGGAGAAGAGGAGATCTATGATAAATCATCTTCCGCTTTTGAAGAAGTAATTGGTAAAACACCAAATGTTAATTTTGCAAGCGGTGCATCAAGAGCACACTATATACAGATCCGTGGTATAGGAGAAAGAAGTCAGTTTTCAACTCCTGTGAATCCATCTGTTGGTCTGAATATTGATGGAATAGAATTTAGTCAAAGTGCTTTGGCTGTAACACTTTTTGATGTCAATCAAATAGAAGTTTTACGTGGGCCACAGGGAACAACATTTGGAGCAACCGGTATGGCGGGGGTTGTTAATATTCAAAGTAACGAACCAACAAAAGAGACTGAAGGTCATATAGAAGCTACTGTAGGTAATTATAATACAAAAGCATTGGGTGCAGCTATAGGTGGTACGCTTATCGAAGATACGCTACTGGGTAGATTTTCAATCTATAAAAATACCAGTGATGGCTTTATGAAAAATTGGCATATAGACAGTGAAGGTAATGAAATTAGTCAAGATGATACCAATAACATAGATGAATTAACAGCAAAAGCAAAGTTACGTTGGTTTGCCTCTGATAATCATACGATAGACCTGAACTATATGCATATTGATGTTGACAACGGTTACGATGCTTTTAGTCTTGATAATACAAGAACAACACATTCAGATGAACAAGGAAAAGATACACAAAAAACAGATGCTTTTTCTTTAATATCAACCTATCAAGTGAATCCAAAAATGCATTTAGTGTCTAAAGTCAGTCACAGTAACTCAGATCTTGAATATAGTTATGATGAAGATTGGTCGTATGTTGGAGAATTTTCTGATACTCTTGGCCCATATAGCTATTTTGACCAGTATTTGAGAGATCGTGAGCAAACAGATATGGATGTTAGATTGGTCTCAGATGAAGAGGGTCGTATCTTTAATAATTCTACTGATTGGACAATGGGAGTATATCTTAAAAACTATTCAGAAGATTTGACAAGAAACCGTAGAAAAGAAGATGTCTATGTTCTATTTACAAATGACTATTCAACAAAAAATAGGGCAATTTATGGCCAGTTAGATAGTACTTTAACACCAAAGTTAACACTAACAACAGGTTTTAGGGCAGAAAAATGGGAAGTAAGTTATTCTGATTCAGATAATTCAAATATCCATACTGATGAAAATTTATTTGGTGGGAAAATAGGGTTACAATATCAACATGACAATAGTCACTTATATTATGTCAGTTTATCTAAAGGATATAAACCTGGTGGTGTCAATGCAGATAATAATGTACCTTCTCCTGAATATAAAGAATATCAGACTGAAAGTTTATGGAATATTGATGCTGGAGTAAATGCTAATTATTTTGAGAATACATTGATCAGTAGACTTAATCTTTTTTATGGAAAAAGAAAAGATCAGCAAGTTAAAATATATGATGCATATGCGCTACAAGAATGGAGTGATTATTTGACTAATGCGGCAGAAGGTCACTACTATGGATTGGAAGCTGAACTTGATTATTATCCTAATGATACTGTACATTTCTATGGTAGCCTTGGTTTGTTAAAGTCAAAGTTTGATGACTATGCAGAATATGATGCCCAGGGTAACCTGGTACCTTCATTTTTAGAAGGTAGAGCACCAGCACATGCACCTGAGTATCAATATAATATAGGGGTAGATTATAGATTTGTTGAGAATTGGACATTTAAAGCCAATGCAGAAGGTAAGGGTAGTTATTATTTCTCAAATACACATAATGAGAAATCGACAGCATACACACTCTTTAACAGTAGTTTAGAGTATACCTATGATAACTGGACAGCAACTGTATGGGTAAGAAATTTAACGGATGAAGATTATTATGTAAGAGGATTTTATTGGTATCAGGATCCTGCTATCGGGTATGCAGAATCTCGTTATACACAGTTTGGTGCACCAAGAACAGTTGGTTTTACAGTAGCATATGATTTTTAATCTGTGTTATAATATATGATGTTTAACCCCATCAGAACTTTATTTTTAATACTACTTTTTAGTATCGCTTCATTCGCAAGTGATACTAGACCCACACTCACTATCTATACCTATGACGCTTTTGCTGTCTCCTGGGGTCCAGGACCTAAGATAAAAGAAGCATTTGAGAAAGAATATGACTGCAATGTAAAGTTTGTAGGTCTGTCCAGTTCTATAGGTGCGTTACGAAAGATACAGCTTGAAGGTAAAAACACCAAAGCAGATATTTTACTTGGTCTGGATACCAATATAGCACAAGCTGCCAACAAAACGGGACTGTTTGCCAAACATGATCTGAATACTTCAAATTTAGATTTGCCTGTCCCATATACTGATGAGTATTTTGTACCGTATGATTACAGTTATGTCGCTTTTGTCTACAATGAAAATAAGGTGAAAAATCCTCCAACATCCTTTGAAGCACTTGCTGCTATGCCCGAAGATTTTAAGATCGTGATTCAGGATCCCCGTTCATCCACACCTGGGCTTAGTTTGCTTTTATGGGTTAAAGAAATCTATAAAGAGAAAGCAGGAGAGTATTGGAAAAGACTTTCGCCTCATATATTGACCATTACGAAAGGCTGGTCCGAGTCTTATGGTCTGTTTCTAAAAGGTGAGGCAGATATGGTATTATCTTATACGACTTCACCCGCCTATCACATTATAGAAGAGAACAGAACAAACTTTAAAAGTGCACGTTTCAATGAGGGACATTACGGACAGATAGAAGTGGCTGCGATGCTCAACTCTTCCAAACATAAAGATCTGGCGAAAAAGTTTTTACAATTTATGCATAGTGAAACCTTTGCAGAGATCATCCCTACAGCAAATTGGGCTTATCCTGTTGTCAAAACAAAAGAGGGTTTACCTAAGGTATTTGAGACACTGACGCAGCCATCCAAAATGATCTTACTGGATGGTAAAACAGTTGAAGCCCATAGAAAAGAAATTATCAATGAATGGCTGAGAGCATTGGAAAGATAAAGATGTTACAAGATGTAAAAAGACTGAAAAATTCATTACTGCCAGGAGGGTTCGTCTCTCTTTTATTGCTAGGGTTTGCTTTTGTACTGTTTTTTACACTATTCCTCTCACAAGACGATGCCTCTGTAGCACAACTTGACAGTAGAGTCTTTTCACTTCTGAAGTTTACGCTCTATCAAGCTTTTTTATCGACACTTTTATCTCTATTGGTAGGTTTGGCTTTAGCCTGGAGCCTGGCTCACCAGTCAAACTTTAAAGGACGTTCTCTACTGGTGGCACTTTTCTCCTCCTCTTTGGTCCTTCCGACACTGATTGTTGTCTTTGGACTCATATCTGTACTCGGACGTAATGGATGGGTAAACCAATTAAGCCTCTATCTTTTTGATCACTCTTTTGGTTCTTACCTGTATGGATTAACAGGTATCCTGGTAGCACATGTCTATCTGAATGCTTCATTTGCTTCACGGTCTTTGCTGCATGTGTTTGAATCTATTCCCAAAGAGAAATACAAACTTGCAAAAAGTTTGAACTTTACAGCGTTTCAACGGTTTATCTATGTAGAGTGGCCGGCTTTAAGGACGACACTTTTAAGCATTGCATCAACCATATTTCTTTTGTGTTTTACTTCCTTTGCCATCGTACTTGTACTGGGTGGTTCACCTGCTTATAATACTTTGGAAGTGGCTATCTATGAGGCAGTGAAACTTGAATTTGATATTGCTATGGCTTTAAAACTTGCATTGATACAACTTGTAATGACGACGTTGCTGGTACTCTTTTCATCGAACTTCAGAACCAGTGTTGGCAATGTAAGAACAAGTGCACTCTATATTCCCTGGTCTGAGACAAAATATGTCAAACGATTTCAGGTAGCTATTATTGGTCTGTTTTCTCTGTTTTTTATCTTACCGCTACTTGCTATCATCGTTGATGGATTAGGTGCAGAATTTACAAGAATACTCACAGAACCTCTTTTTATCAAATCTTTTTTCACGAGTATCGGACTCGCAACAGTTTCAAGTATATTGACGGTACTATTCGCTATTTTTTTAAGTGATACAAAAAGAAATTTTATCCTGGGACATCGTTTACCAAGTAACACATTTTCAAAAGTTTTGAATACTATCGTTTCCTTTTCCGGAAACCTCTATCTTGCTGTGCCTTCATTGATCATGGGTCTGGGATTTTTTCTTCTGTCCCAAACCTATGAAGCCCCGATAGCAGTATGGTCAACCATCGCACTTCTCACCGCAAACGTACTGATGTCATTACCGTTTGCCTTGGCCATTTTAGCTCCTGTGATGCAAAAGACCGGTCAAAGATATGACAAACTTGTCTTTTCGTTGAACTTGAGTTCATTGCAAAGGTGGGTGTATTGTGAATACCCCTACTTGAAGTCATCTATCGGTTATGTTTTTGCCTTGTCTTTTTGTTTTTCACTGGGAGATTTGGGTATCATTGCATTGTTTGGATCGGACGACTTTTTAACCTTGCCCTGGTATTTGTATCAGCTCATGGGATCGTACCGAACAAGTGATGCTGCTGGAGTCGCTTTGATACTCTTGGCCATCACATTATGTGTATTTATTTTATTACCACGACTGTTTAGGAGTAGCGTTGCTAAAGATAATTGATGTAAAGTACCAGCATAAAAATGCAGAAGATATGTATACATATACGATGGTGGTCAAACCTAAAGAGATCGTAGCGATAGTTGGTCAAAGTGGAAGTGGGAAATCCACACTTCTTGATCTTCTCGCAGGTTTCTTACCTGCAACAAGTGGTAGTATCAAGTTAGATGAGGATGAGTTGATAGATGAGACGGTTGAAGCACGGCCTATCAGCATTTTATTTCAAAATCATAACCTCTTTGAACACCTATCGGTACAAAAGAATATACTTCTAGGCATAAGTAAAACACTGAAAAGCACACATGAAGAGTTGAAAAAAGTAAAAACCATACTCAAAGAAGTAGGTCTTGAAAAATATGAACATACTATCGTTTCATCTCTTTCAGGTGGACAACAGCAGCGTGTTGCACTTGCACGGGTATTGTTACGCCGTGAGCCTATATTGCTTCTGGATGAACCCTTTACAGGATTGGATGCCGATACAAGAATGCAGATGCTTGATCTGCTCAAAAAGATCACAGTTGAAAATAACCTGCATACCATTATGATCACACATGAGATAGAAGATAGTGAACGTATTGCTAACAGGGTGTATAAAGTAGAGAATCAAAAGCTTGTGGAACAATGATAGATCAACTGAAACAATACGCACTTTTTGAAAACAAAGAAATCGACTCATATCAGCTTTTGGAAAAGCAGGGCTACAACAATGAAAACTATCTGATCCATAGCGAAGAAAAAAAATATATTTTACGAAAGTTCATTCGAACAGATGTAGACAGAAAATTTGAATTTGAAGTACAAAAATTGGCATTTGAAAAAGGTGTGGCATCAGAGCCTTTACTTCTGGATGAAGAGAATGCATTGGTACTCTCAGCATATGTAGAGGGCAGACATAAAGAGAGTCTAGAAAAAAATGATCTGTTTCAGTTTGCAGAAGTGTTGAAAAAAGTTCATACTTTAACAATAGAAAAGGAACCTCTACTGTTAGAACCACTGCTTCAGACAAAATCAAAAGCAGTAAAGGATGCATTTGAAACTCTAAAAGATTTTCCCTCTGAATGGGTATTGTGTCACAATGACCTCAATCCTCGTAATGTACTCTTTGCAGAAACGATCCAGTTGATAGACTGGGAAGATGCAGCGATAAACGACAAGTATTTTGATCTGGCATCGGTATGTGTTGAATTCAACCTGGATCAAGAAAACGAAGCCTATTTTTTAAGACGTTATTTCACCGAAGAAAATGAAATCAATGTGCAAAAGCTCAAGGCGTATAAGATCATCTACAAAGCCTTATGTACACAATGGTTTGAGAATTTAGAACGTCAAAGACCAGTTTAGCAGTCTCATCCTCCGCATGCTGACTGACCTGTCGCAAAAAATCGGGCAGTTACGGTATCCATCGTTGAGATATGATTGTGAAGCCAGGCTGGTAATGTCTCTATAAAATAGATCTTAAGTACCTTGATATCTCTATACTGCTGCCAGTGGGTAAACAGATCGCGCATCTCTTGAAGTGCCCTGTCATGTTCCCCTTTATGTGCAAGGTAAGGAGGGAAATGCATCTCCTGCATTTTAATCTCTTCATTTTGAAAATGAATAACCGTGTGATCTATCCATTGAGTATAGAGATTATCTATAGCGGCAGCACTCTTTTCACTTCCGTCATAGGCAAGTATATGTTTAAAAATAGCGTTGATGAGATCAATATCTTCTTTATGGACCTCATTCATAAAGTCCATTGCTACTTGTGGTATCTCATCATACTCTATAAGCATAGGTTTCCTATTCCACTGTCACAGATTTAGCCAGGTTCCTAGGCATATCTACATCATTTCCAAGTCTTACAGAAATTTCCAATGCAAGCAGTTGTGTCACCACCATCATTTCAAAAAATTCTAACATCGGATGCGCATCGTAGGTTGTTTGTATGAAGTCATCTGCGAGATCAAAAGGTATTGGAGAGATGGCACAGATCGTTGCATCTCTGGCACTGAGCTCTTCAACATTTGATTTGATCTTATCATAGTGCATCGTTTTTGGCATCAGTGCAATGGTGAAAAGTTCACTGTCCGCCAGTGCGATAGGCCCATGCTTCATCTCACCTGCAGGATATCCTTCAGCATGTCTATAACTTATCTCTTTGAGTTTCAATGCACCTTCTAGTGCAAGAGGGTAGAATATATCTCGACCTATGAAGAAGAAACCGTGTCCATGCAAATAACGTTTGGAGAGTCTATTGAGTTTGGTATGCAAGGTATCAGTGACGATCAATGCTTTTGGGGTCTGCAGCATCGCAGTGATCTCATTCTTAAGTGTCTCTTTTGAAATGGTGCTTTTTTCTTGACCTGCATATAGTGCCAGCATCCACAGTACCATGGTCTGTGTTGCAAATGCTTTGGTACTTGCCACCCCTTTTTCTATACCGGCCCTTGTGAGGATGGCAGTGTCACTTTCACGAACGATAGAAGAGTTATCCACGTTACAGATACTC contains:
- a CDS encoding ABC transporter permease subunit; translated protein: MLQDVKRLKNSLLPGGFVSLLLLGFAFVLFFTLFLSQDDASVAQLDSRVFSLLKFTLYQAFLSTLLSLLVGLALAWSLAHQSNFKGRSLLVALFSSSLVLPTLIVVFGLISVLGRNGWVNQLSLYLFDHSFGSYLYGLTGILVAHVYLNASFASRSLLHVFESIPKEKYKLAKSLNFTAFQRFIYVEWPALRTTLLSIASTIFLLCFTSFAIVLVLGGSPAYNTLEVAIYEAVKLEFDIAMALKLALIQLVMTTLLVLFSSNFRTSVGNVRTSALYIPWSETKYVKRFQVAIIGLFSLFFILPLLAIIVDGLGAEFTRILTEPLFIKSFFTSIGLATVSSILTVLFAIFLSDTKRNFILGHRLPSNTFSKVLNTIVSFSGNLYLAVPSLIMGLGFFLLSQTYEAPIAVWSTIALLTANVLMSLPFALAILAPVMQKTGQRYDKLVFSLNLSSLQRWVYCEYPYLKSSIGYVFALSFCFSLGDLGIIALFGSDDFLTLPWYLYQLMGSYRTSDAAGVALILLAITLCVFILLPRLFRSSVAKDN
- a CDS encoding ATP-binding cassette domain-containing protein, with translation MLKIIDVKYQHKNAEDMYTYTMVVKPKEIVAIVGQSGSGKSTLLDLLAGFLPATSGSIKLDEDELIDETVEARPISILFQNHNLFEHLSVQKNILLGISKTLKSTHEELKKVKTILKEVGLEKYEHTIVSSLSGGQQQRVALARVLLRREPILLLDEPFTGLDADTRMQMLDLLKKITVENNLHTIMITHEIEDSERIANRVYKVENQKLVEQ
- a CDS encoding TonB-dependent receptor, with translation MKTKILTGSMIAAYALLNIPAFAEEVTLDPIVVSADFREAKLSETANSVSVIGEEEIYDKSSSAFEEVIGKTPNVNFASGASRAHYIQIRGIGERSQFSTPVNPSVGLNIDGIEFSQSALAVTLFDVNQIEVLRGPQGTTFGATGMAGVVNIQSNEPTKETEGHIEATVGNYNTKALGAAIGGTLIEDTLLGRFSIYKNTSDGFMKNWHIDSEGNEISQDDTNNIDELTAKAKLRWFASDNHTIDLNYMHIDVDNGYDAFSLDNTRTTHSDEQGKDTQKTDAFSLISTYQVNPKMHLVSKVSHSNSDLEYSYDEDWSYVGEFSDTLGPYSYFDQYLRDREQTDMDVRLVSDEEGRIFNNSTDWTMGVYLKNYSEDLTRNRRKEDVYVLFTNDYSTKNRAIYGQLDSTLTPKLTLTTGFRAEKWEVSYSDSDNSNIHTDENLFGGKIGLQYQHDNSHLYYVSLSKGYKPGGVNADNNVPSPEYKEYQTESLWNIDAGVNANYFENTLISRLNLFYGKRKDQQVKIYDAYALQEWSDYLTNAAEGHYYGLEAELDYYPNDTVHFYGSLGLLKSKFDDYAEYDAQGNLVPSFLEGRAPAHAPEYQYNIGVDYRFVENWTFKANAEGKGSYYFSNTHNEKSTAYTLFNSSLEYTYDNWTATVWVRNLTDEDYYVRGFYWYQDPAIGYAESRYTQFGAPRTVGFTVAYDF
- a CDS encoding choline/ethanolamine kinase family protein is translated as MIDQLKQYALFENKEIDSYQLLEKQGYNNENYLIHSEEKKYILRKFIRTDVDRKFEFEVQKLAFEKGVASEPLLLDEENALVLSAYVEGRHKESLEKNDLFQFAEVLKKVHTLTIEKEPLLLEPLLQTKSKAVKDAFETLKDFPSEWVLCHNDLNPRNVLFAETIQLIDWEDAAINDKYFDLASVCVEFNLDQENEAYFLRRYFTEENEINVQKLKAYKIIYKALCTQWFENLERQRPV
- the thiB gene encoding thiamine ABC transporter substrate binding subunit, with the translated sequence MMFNPIRTLFLILLFSIASFASDTRPTLTIYTYDAFAVSWGPGPKIKEAFEKEYDCNVKFVGLSSSIGALRKIQLEGKNTKADILLGLDTNIAQAANKTGLFAKHDLNTSNLDLPVPYTDEYFVPYDYSYVAFVYNENKVKNPPTSFEALAAMPEDFKIVIQDPRSSTPGLSLLLWVKEIYKEKAGEYWKRLSPHILTITKGWSESYGLFLKGEADMVLSYTTSPAYHIIEENRTNFKSARFNEGHYGQIEVAAMLNSSKHKDLAKKFLQFMHSETFAEIIPTANWAYPVVKTKEGLPKVFETLTQPSKMILLDGKTVEAHRKEIINEWLRALER